From the Desulfovibrio sp. JY genome, one window contains:
- a CDS encoding TIM barrel protein, with protein sequence MDALLFGISGLPHGDGGQKFTYATAIPYLRRLGLDAMELPFVRSVNVTEKNRDAILRSKAENDFYLSAHASYYINLNAASTDKQEASLDRIRQGALALAMVGGRRLVFHPGFYLGQPQEEVYAAIRDNLRKLPDMGIEYRLETTGKGTQFGTLGELLQLSRDVPTCKPCIDFSHIHARGNGALRRTADFGKVLRAVADALGPEALGDMHIHISGIEYGPKGEKRHLGLRESDFNYKACLRALRDYAVKGCVICEDSLLEDDARLLQKTYRAL encoded by the coding sequence ATGGACGCACTTCTTTTCGGCATATCCGGCCTGCCGCACGGCGACGGCGGGCAAAAATTCACCTACGCCACGGCCATCCCCTATCTGCGCCGGCTCGGCCTCGACGCCATGGAACTGCCCTTCGTCAGGTCCGTCAACGTCACGGAGAAAAACCGGGACGCGATCCTGCGCAGCAAGGCGGAAAACGACTTCTATCTCTCGGCCCACGCCTCGTACTACATCAACCTCAACGCCGCCTCGACGGACAAGCAGGAGGCGTCCCTGGACCGCATCCGACAGGGAGCGCTGGCCCTGGCCATGGTGGGCGGGCGCAGGCTGGTCTTTCACCCCGGCTTCTACCTCGGCCAGCCGCAGGAAGAAGTCTACGCGGCCATCCGCGACAACCTGCGCAAACTGCCCGACATGGGCATCGAGTATCGCCTGGAAACGACGGGCAAGGGCACGCAGTTCGGCACCCTTGGGGAACTGTTGCAGCTCAGCCGGGACGTGCCCACCTGCAAGCCGTGCATCGACTTTTCCCACATCCACGCCCGGGGCAACGGGGCGCTTCGGCGCACGGCGGATTTCGGCAAGGTGCTTCGCGCCGTGGCTGACGCCCTGGGTCCGGAGGCGCTTGGCGACATGCACATCCACATCAGCGGCATCGAATACGGCCCGAAGGGCGAAAAGCGCCACCTGGGCCTTCGGGAAAGCGACTTCAACTACAAGGCCTGCCTGCGGGCCCTGCGGGATTACGCCGTCAAAGGCTGCGTCATCTGCGAGGATTCGCTGCTCGAAGACGACGCCCGGCTGCTCCAAAAGACCTACCGCGCCCTGTAG
- a CDS encoding MetS family NSS transporter small subunit → MSTSAIVMMLFGLGITWGGAIACFRIAFKGK, encoded by the coding sequence ATGTCCACCAGTGCCATTGTCATGATGCTTTTCGGCCTCGGCATCACCTGGGGCGGTGCCATCGCCTGTTTCCGCATCGCGTTTAAGGGAAAGTAG